A section of the Lathamus discolor isolate bLatDis1 chromosome 6, bLatDis1.hap1, whole genome shotgun sequence genome encodes:
- the SYNE3 gene encoding nesprin-3 isoform X3, giving the protein MTQQLQDEFDSSVENAEAWMKAIQERLSINDNTKGPRSALEARLRETEKIRALEPEGSLKIDLILVKADAALRSISEDKKHEILSKLKDVKALWEETAIYITHCHSRIEWVWLHWNEYLKAQDEFYTWIHNMSVTLEPDIELQLGLKEKQWQLSHAQVLLNDVLNQSVLLERLLEEAASLFSRIGDSSVDEDVQKKMKVEYEKIREQAENRVSLLKKITKEHEQYSTNINRFQLWLNGVTERLNSCIGEGTEYSAEDKLKALKEIAKNIRSGGKKLDQLENECGNVIENTSPLGAERLKDELEMLRKALEKLKLLHSEEEERLLKIQESESAYESQARQLEADIKVLRKYLQKLENHLEPGEGEKTEDEFVTLWRKCNATRAALAAEESNVERLKAQLKELLRFSQDVQPHTESVVSAIQQYQSVRGKTSKMSTDTETELRRLFQNPLLDFERWKPSVQMLLETPEPALAHIEAALAESSRFKEKFMTLQLKKDLLNNVLGEERAKTFLQEVAEASKKREIIHESLMQSKRTIQHFDAGFAPLQKKLSAIRAKLDLERELKPDLLGKKTQLQRLQMIQDDLAELVAQMEEVEKLVQSNTTHKREMNQLSSDSQALKIALKMMIQQGEECIQKDCAYKDKLSDLQQWIKLTTEMIEPYQGAEGDQNTEGQVADLKRWLAELPDKEFQLYLVKAYGKLVMENSSPEETAHVQAELDQLEESWRLLKDMETRLLKKWQLSKPVVDNKKKIEFADSRWMSGPVLHHSDVDPNHKQERIEEGQHTSSHLKLLHEFEEWLQAEKKKLTKILDVASSSTEEIKTRKSKLEELQSRVPDGQHLFEELLHSQPVTEYSEDLEDLRYQWMLYKSILKESMSTLSPGTSEEPDRLRKKRSGGVCSFLHRVCWAALPLQLLLLLLLLLAFLLPLAEETHSCSLANNFARSFHLMLRHKGPPPT; this is encoded by the exons ATGACTCAGCAGCTACAGGATGAATTTGACAGTAGTGTGGAGAATGCAGAAGCGTGGATGAAGGCCATCCAAGAGAGACTGAGTATCAATGACAACACCAAGGGACCTCGATCTGCCCTAGAAGCCAGACTGAGAGAGACTGAG AAAATACGTGCACTGGAACCTGAAGGCAGCTTGAAAATTGACTTGATTCTTGTGAAGGCAGATGCTGCCCTTCGCAGCATCAGTGAGGATAAGAAGCATGAGATACTATCTAAACTGAAAGACGTTAAAGCCTTGTGGGAAGAGACAGCCATATACATTACTCACTGTCACAG CCGTATTGAGTGGGTGTGGCTGCACTGGAATGAATACCTGAAAGCCCAAGATGAGTTTTACACATGGATTCACAACATGAGTGTGACCTTGGAGCCTGACATTGAGTTGCAGCTTGGCTTAAAGGAGAAGCAGTGGCAGCTGAGCCATGCTCAGGTTCTCCTAAATGACGTCTTAAATCAGTCAGTCCTGCTGGAAAGACTGCTAGAGGAAGCTGCTTCCTTGTTCAGCAGGATAGGTGACTCCAGTGTTGATGAAGAtgttcagaagaaaatgaaggtggAATATGAAAAAATCAGGGAGCAAGCTGAG AACAGAGTGAGCCTGCTTAAAAAGATAACCAAGGAACATGAGCAGTACAGCACTAACATCAACCGGTTTCAATTGTGGCTGAATGGTGTGACGGAAAGATTAAACTCCTGCATTGGAGAAGGAACCGAGTATTCGGCAGAGGACAAGTTAAAGGCACTGAAG GAAATTGCCAAAAACATTAGGAGCGGTGGAAAGAAATTGGACCAACTTGAAAATGAGTGTGGAAATGTGATTGAGAACACCTCCCCACTTGGAGCTGAGAGATTGAAGGATGAACTTGAAATGCTAAGAAAAGCCTTGGAGAAGTTGAAATTGCTGCatagtgaggaggaggagagactGCTCAAGATCCAGGAGTCAGAAAGTGCCTATGAGTCCCAAGCCAGACAATTAGAAGCAGACATCAAGGTGTTGAGAAAATATCTACAGAAATTAGAAAATCACCTAGagcctggggaaggggaaaagactGAAGATGAGTTTGTAACCCTGTGGAGAAAATGCAAT GCAACaagagcagctctggctgcagaaGAGTCCAATGTTGAGAGACTGAAGGCTCAGCTTAAGGAACTGCTACGGTTTTCCCAAGATGTGCAGCCACACACTGAGAGTGTTGTCTCTGCAATACAGCAGTATCAAAG TGTTAGAGGCAAGACATCTAAAATGAGCACTGATACAGAAACCGAACTGAGAAGACTCTTCCAAAATCCCCTGCTAGATTTTGAACGGTGGAAGCCATCAGTCCAGATGCTCCTGGAGACTCCAGAGCCAGCACTGGCTCACATTGAG GCTGCTCTAGCTGAAAGCTCCCGCTTCAAAGAGAAGTTCATGACATTACAGCTGAAGAAGGATTTGCTAAACAATGTCCTTGGTGAGGAAAGAGCAAAGACTTTCCTGCAAGAAGTAGCTGAAGCTtcaaagaagagagaaattatACATGAAAGTCTGATGCAGAGCAAGAGGACAATCCAG CACTTTGATGCTGGTTTCGCGcctttgcagaagaaattatCTGCCATTAGAGCTAAATTGGATCTAGAGAGGGAACTGAAACCTGACCTCCTGGGTAAAAAGACACAACTCCAGAGACTTCAG ATGATCCAAGATGACTTGGCAGAGCTTGTGGCACAAATGGAGGAGGTAGAGAAGCTTGTTCAGTCAAATACCACCCACAAGCGTGAAATGAACCAACTTTCATCTGACTCTCAGGCCCTGAAGATAGCACTGAAG ATGATGATACAACAGGGTGAAGAGTGCATTCAGAAGGACTGTGCATATAAAGACAAACTCTCTGACCTTCAGCAGTGGATCAAACTAACCACGGAGATGATTGAGCCCTACCAGGGTGCTGAAGGAGACCAGAACACTGAGGGCCAGGTGGCAGACCTTAAG AGATGGCTAGCTGAGTTACCAGATAAGGAGTTCCAGCTGTACCTTGTGAAAGCTTATGGAAAACTGGTCATGGAGAATTCTTCCCCAGAGGAGACTGCCCATGTGCAGGCGGAGCTGGATCAGCTGGAGGAATCATGGAGACTGCTGAAGGATATGGAAACTCG tCTTCTCAAGAAGTGGCAGTTAAGTAAACCAGTGGTTgataataagaagaaaatagaatttGCAGATAGCAGATGGATGTCTGGACCTGTGCTCCATCATTCAGATGTAGATCCCAACCATAAGCAG GAGAGGATAGAAGAAGGGCAACATACAAGCAGCCACCTGAAGCTTCTACACGAATTTGAAGAGTGgttacaagcagaaaaaaagaaactgaccAAAATTCTTGATGTGGCTTCATCTTCCacagaggaaattaaaacacGCAAGAGCAAACTGGAG gagctgcagtctCGTGTGCCTGATGGTCAGCATCTCTTTGAGGAGCTTCTTCATAGTCAGCCTGTCACTGAATATTCTGAAGATCTGGAGGACCTCCGTTACCAGTGGATGCTCTACAAATCTATACTGAAAGAGTCCATGAGTACACTG agtcCTGGAACTTCTGAAGAACCAGACAGATTGAGAAAG AAGCGCTCTGGAGGTGTGTGCTCTTTCCTGCATCGAGTGTGCTGGGCAGCACTACCATTGCAACTGCTCCTcttgctcctcctgctcctggccttcctcctgcccctggCAGAAGAGACCCACAGCTGCTCTCTGGCCAACAACTTTGCTCGGTCCTTCCACCTGATGCTGAGACACAAGGGCCCACCTCCAACCTAA